The DNA region CTGGCAACCGGCCTGGCCTGGACCCAGGAGGGCGGAGAAGTCCTCCATATCGAAGTCACCACCATGAAAGGAAAAGGGAATCTCAATCTCACCGGACAGCTTGGGGAGGTAATGAAAGAGTCGGCGCTGGCCGCTCTCAGCTATACCCGGTCCCGTGCGGATAAGCTTAAGCTTGATAAGAAATTTTACGAAGAGCTGGATATCCATATACATGTCCCGGCCGGCGCTATTCCTAAAGACGGCCCGTCAGCCGGCGTTACTATGGCTACTGCCCTTGTTTCCGCCTTAACAAGGGCGCCGGTGAGCAGGGAAGTGGCTATGACAGGAGAAATAACGTTGCGGGGCAGGGTCTTACCGATCGGGGGGTTGAGAGAAAAGGCCCTGGCAGCGCTTCGGGCCGGTATAAAAAAGGTTATCATACCGGAGCAAAACACTAAAGATTTAGAGGAAATACCGGATCGAATCCGCCGCCGCATCACCTTTTATCCGGTTAAGAACGTTGATGAAATCCTGGAATTAGCCC from Desulfovibrionales bacterium includes:
- a CDS encoding magnesium chelatase domain-containing protein, with product LATGLAWTQEGGEVLHIEVTTMKGKGNLNLTGQLGEVMKESALAALSYTRSRADKLKLDKKFYEELDIHIHVPAGAIPKDGPSAGVTMATALVSALTRAPVSREVAMTGEITLRGRVLPIGGLREKALAALRAGIKKVIIPEQNTKDLEEIPDRIRRRITFYPVKNVDEILELALIKTKSGRQSKK